A single genomic interval of Bacteroidales bacterium harbors:
- the dapB gene encoding 4-hydroxy-tetrahydrodipicolinate reductase, whose protein sequence is MKIAIIGYGKMGKEIERLANSNQIEVTKIIDIQNHQDIFQLKKIHTDVAIEFTQPTSAIDNIKICFEQNIPIVCGTTGWYEHMPTIKQWQKKYNGTLFYASNFSIGVNLYMKIIEYSTKLMNQFIGQYHIYIEETHHTQKKDSPSGTALTLSNIVMNQMKQFNKIENYLNQDVQNHSLSHTLPIYSYRKDSVIGEHKLTFESDVDSITLTHNAKNRTGFALGAIKAAEYLINQPAGIYTMNNLIK, encoded by the coding sequence ATGAAAATCGCTATTATTGGATATGGAAAAATGGGCAAGGAAATTGAACGCCTTGCAAATTCTAATCAAATAGAAGTAACCAAAATTATAGACATTCAAAATCATCAAGATATATTTCAATTAAAAAAAATACATACTGACGTAGCTATAGAATTTACACAACCAACTTCGGCTATCGATAACATAAAAATATGTTTTGAACAAAATATTCCTATTGTTTGTGGTACTACAGGCTGGTATGAACATATGCCAACTATAAAACAATGGCAAAAAAAATATAATGGCACCTTATTTTATGCCTCCAATTTTAGCATCGGGGTCAATCTTTATATGAAAATAATCGAATATTCAACAAAGCTCATGAATCAATTTATTGGACAATATCATATTTACATAGAAGAAACGCATCATACTCAAAAAAAAGATAGTCCAAGTGGCACAGCACTCACACTATCAAATATAGTCATGAACCAAATGAAACAATTTAATAAAATTGAAAATTATTTAAACCAAGATGTACAAAACCATTCTTTGTCTCATACTTTACCTATTTATTCATACCGAAAAGATTCTGTAATAGGAGAACATAAACTAACATTTGAAAGCGACGTTGACAGCATAACCCTTACTCACAATGCTAAAAACAGAACCGGTTTTGCTTTGGGAGCCATAAAGGCAGCAGAATATTTAATAAATCAACCAGCAGGAATTTATACTATGAACAATTTAATAAAATAA
- the rplT gene encoding 50S ribosomal protein L20 codes for MPRSVNSVASRARRKKILKRTKGSFLSRKNVWTVAKNSWEKGQTYAYRDRRKKKIEFRALWIQRINAAAREHGMSYSEFMGAIHKHGIELNRKALADLAMNNPSAFAEIVKTVKK; via the coding sequence ATGCCACGTTCAGTAAATTCAGTAGCTTCAAGAGCTAGAAGAAAGAAAATTTTAAAAAGAACCAAAGGAAGTTTTTTGTCACGCAAAAATGTTTGGACTGTTGCAAAAAACTCATGGGAAAAAGGTCAAACTTATGCTTATCGCGATCGTCGCAAAAAGAAAATTGAATTTAGAGCATTGTGGATTCAACGTATTAATGCAGCTGCTCGCGAACACGGAATGTCGTATTCCGAATTTATGGGTGCCATTCATAAACATGGTATCGAACTCAATCGAAAAGCATTAGCAGATTTAGCTATGAATAATCCTAGTGCTTTTGCAGAAATTGTAAAAACTGTTAAAAAGTAA
- the rpmI gene encoding 50S ribosomal protein L35, giving the protein MPKVKTNSGAKKRFKISGTGKIRRKHAYKSHILTKKSKKRKRNLGYFADVEPARLESTKLLLGMK; this is encoded by the coding sequence ATGCCAAAAGTAAAAACCAATTCCGGTGCAAAAAAAAGATTTAAAATATCGGGTACCGGTAAAATCAGAAGAAAACATGCTTATAAAAGCCACATTCTTACCAAGAAATCGAAAAAAAGAAAAAGAAATCTTGGTTACTTTGCAGATGTAGAACCTGCAAGATTAGAAAGTACAAAGCTTTTATTAGGCATGAAATAA
- a CDS encoding translation initiation factor IF-3, with protein MQNRQHMHNKKDELEYQYSINEQIKAKMVRLVGDNIPNPGIVSIQEALKLAQEMELDLIEISPNAQPPVCKILDFQKFLYQQKKKQKEIKAKTAKVVVKEIRFGPNTDDHDYNFKLKHAINFLQEGNKVKAFVFFKGRSILYADQGKEILDRFVKDLEEYGKLEQEPKLEGKRMILMISPLPKKKN; from the coding sequence ATGCAAAATAGACAACACATGCATAACAAAAAAGATGAATTAGAATATCAGTATTCAATTAACGAGCAAATAAAAGCCAAGATGGTTCGCTTAGTTGGCGACAACATTCCTAACCCTGGTATCGTATCAATTCAAGAAGCACTTAAGCTTGCTCAAGAAATGGAACTTGATTTAATTGAAATATCGCCCAATGCCCAACCTCCTGTTTGTAAGATACTTGATTTTCAAAAATTTTTATATCAACAAAAAAAGAAACAAAAAGAAATTAAAGCCAAAACAGCCAAAGTTGTAGTTAAAGAAATTCGTTTTGGACCTAACACCGACGACCACGATTATAACTTTAAGCTCAAACATGCTATTAATTTTTTACAAGAAGGGAATAAAGTAAAAGCATTCGTTTTTTTTAAGGGACGTTCTATTCTTTATGCAGACCAAGGTAAAGAAATACTTGACCGGTTTGTTAAAGACTTAGAAGAATATGGTAAACTCGAACAAGAACCTAAACTTGAAGGTAAACGAATGATTTTAATGATAAGCCCCTTACCAAAAAAGAAAAATTAA
- the thrS gene encoding threonine--tRNA ligase, which yields MIKITLPDQRVLEFDKGVTGLDIAKSLSRSLAEDALAITVNNELWDLTRPIETDATIKIHTWNDEEGKHAFWHSSAHLMAEAIEQLYPNTKFGIGPAIEQGFYYDVEFPEGVVITDADLPKIEAKMKELAQHKENIVRKNISKQEALDFFNKKNDYLKTELISELEDGTISIYQQGNFTDLCRGPHLPNTGYIKAIKIMSLAGAYWRGDEKRKQLTRIYGISFPKQKMLDEYIAMLEEAKKRDHRKIGKELELFMFSQSVGSGLPIWLPKGAALRERLEQFLKKIQKKYGYQQVITPHIGQKELYVTSGHYAKYGKDSFQPIHTPQEGEEFLLKPMNCPHHCEIYKNKPRSYKDLPLRLAEFGTVYRYEQSGELHGLTRVRGFTQDDAHIFCRPDQLKDEFVKVIDIVLYIFKTLNFDKFTAQISLRDPNNKEKYIGSDENWHKAEQAIIEAAKERGLETTVEIGEAAFYGPKLDFMVKDAIGRKWQLGTIQVDYNLPERFDLEYTGEDNQKHRPIMIHRAPFGSMERFVAVLIEHTAGKFPLWLTPEQAVILPISEKFNNYAKKVENLLNNYDIRTLVDDRNEKIGKKIRDNELKRIPFMLIVGEKEEETETISVRKQGEGDKGSMTVADFAHFIQSEINETLKEINE from the coding sequence ATGATAAAAATAACACTACCCGACCAAAGGGTTTTGGAGTTTGACAAAGGAGTTACAGGGCTCGATATTGCTAAATCACTTAGCCGTAGTTTAGCTGAAGATGCATTGGCGATTACTGTTAATAATGAATTATGGGACTTAACTCGCCCTATTGAAACCGATGCTACAATAAAAATTCACACATGGAACGACGAAGAAGGCAAACATGCCTTTTGGCATAGCTCAGCTCACCTTATGGCCGAAGCAATAGAACAACTATATCCCAACACCAAATTTGGTATTGGACCTGCCATTGAACAAGGTTTTTATTACGATGTCGAATTTCCCGAAGGTGTAGTTATTACCGATGCCGATTTACCAAAAATAGAAGCCAAGATGAAAGAATTGGCTCAACACAAAGAAAATATTGTACGTAAAAATATTTCAAAACAAGAAGCACTCGACTTTTTTAACAAAAAAAACGATTACTTAAAAACTGAACTTATTTCAGAACTCGAAGATGGTACCATAAGCATATACCAACAAGGTAATTTTACAGACCTTTGTCGTGGACCACACTTACCTAACACCGGATACATTAAAGCCATAAAGATAATGAGCTTAGCTGGTGCATATTGGCGTGGCGACGAGAAACGCAAACAACTCACCCGTATTTATGGAATTAGTTTTCCAAAACAAAAAATGCTCGACGAATATATAGCTATGCTCGAAGAAGCTAAAAAACGCGACCATCGAAAAATTGGTAAAGAGCTCGAACTATTTATGTTTTCGCAATCAGTTGGTAGTGGTTTGCCTATTTGGCTTCCTAAAGGTGCTGCTCTACGCGAACGACTAGAACAATTTTTAAAGAAAATTCAAAAAAAATACGGATATCAACAAGTAATTACTCCTCACATTGGACAAAAAGAACTTTATGTTACCAGTGGTCATTATGCAAAATATGGCAAAGATTCTTTCCAACCCATACATACACCACAAGAAGGCGAAGAATTTCTTTTAAAACCAATGAATTGCCCTCATCATTGCGAGATATACAAAAACAAACCACGCTCATACAAAGACTTACCTCTTCGCTTAGCCGAATTTGGAACGGTGTATCGTTACGAACAAAGTGGCGAACTACATGGTCTTACTCGCGTTAGAGGATTTACACAAGATGATGCTCATATTTTCTGTCGCCCTGACCAATTAAAAGACGAATTCGTTAAAGTTATCGATATTGTTTTATACATTTTTAAAACATTAAACTTCGATAAATTTACTGCTCAAATATCACTGAGGGACCCTAATAACAAAGAAAAATATATTGGTTCTGACGAAAATTGGCACAAAGCCGAACAAGCTATTATAGAAGCAGCAAAAGAACGCGGTTTAGAAACTACGGTTGAGATAGGCGAAGCAGCTTTCTATGGTCCTAAGCTTGACTTCATGGTTAAAGATGCTATCGGAAGAAAATGGCAACTTGGTACCATTCAAGTAGACTACAATCTACCCGAACGTTTCGATTTAGAATACACCGGTGAAGATAATCAAAAACACCGCCCTATTATGATACATCGAGCCCCATTTGGTTCTATGGAACGATTTGTAGCAGTTTTAATTGAACATACTGCAGGAAAATTTCCATTATGGCTCACTCCAGAACAAGCTGTAATACTACCTATAAGCGAAAAATTCAACAATTATGCAAAAAAAGTTGAAAATTTGCTAAATAATTACGATATTCGCACCCTCGTTGACGATAGAAACGAAAAAATAGGCAAAAAGATACGCGACAATGAATTAAAGCGTATTCCATTTATGCTAATAGTTGGAGAAAAAGAAGAAGAAACAGAAACTATTTCTGTTCGAAAACAAGGCGAAGGCGACAAAGGCTCCATGACTGTTGCAGATTTTGCCCATTTTATTCAATCAGAAATCAACGAAACATTAAAAGAAATAAATGAATAA
- the nuoE gene encoding NADH-quinone oxidoreductase subunit NuoE, producing the protein MVSIKISESKIKKIQEICKKFNNDEGELINILHNVQGEFGYLPAEVQEIIAKELKISVAKIYGIVTFYSFFTMTPKGEHPISICLGTACYVRGAEKVLDEFKKQLNIKVGESTADGKFSLNCLRCVGACGLAPVVMIGEKTYGRVAPEQVKEILEEYK; encoded by the coding sequence ATGGTAAGCATTAAAATATCAGAATCGAAAATAAAAAAGATTCAAGAAATCTGCAAAAAGTTCAACAACGATGAAGGCGAACTTATCAATATCTTACATAATGTTCAAGGAGAATTTGGCTATCTACCAGCCGAAGTTCAAGAAATAATTGCCAAAGAACTAAAAATATCAGTAGCAAAAATTTATGGTATTGTTACATTCTACTCCTTTTTTACCATGACTCCCAAAGGTGAGCACCCCATTTCCATTTGCCTTGGAACAGCATGTTATGTTCGCGGTGCTGAAAAAGTACTTGACGAATTCAAAAAACAATTGAATATTAAAGTTGGAGAAAGTACTGCCGATGGTAAATTTTCGCTCAACTGCTTACGTTGTGTCGGTGCTTGTGGACTTGCTCCAGTCGTTATGATTGGCGAAAAAACATACGGACGGGTTGCACCCGAACAAGTTAAAGAAATTCTTGAAGAATATAAATAA